The genomic DNA CATGATAACCGCTCCATGCAGGCATATCCCCGGGATTTTGACTCCTGCAAGGATTTTATGATAGTCTAAAAGACTTGCGGCATCCCGATTTTTCACCTTTTCTCCATGGGAGTGCATAGGGTTCTGGTGTCCCTCCCGGACTTCAAATCCGGTGTTGCCTGTTACAAACGGGCAGGGTGGGTTCGATTCCCACACGCTCCCGCCATTATCCCATTGATTTTAAAGGATTTATTTAAAAAAAATAGGCCTAAAAAACCGTCAACAGACCGTCAACAGAAACATTAAATAAGATTTAATTCTTATTTCGTCGTTCTCACTCAAACAGAGTCATTAGAAATATTCAATCATTACTGTCCGGTAAAAAAAGAGCCCCTTGTATAGGGACTGCCTCACTTATTTTCAATCTGTCAGGCTTCAGTGAGAGAATATCGATAAGAGCTTTCCTCTCAAAGAGCATTTCCCGAATAACACGACTCAGTTGGAGCAATGAAAACCTGTACTTAGTCTGGTACTTGATATAGGTTAGAAGCAAATAATAGCACTTGGCAGCCCAGATTTGAGTCATCACCGCGTTCTTGCTGGTTCCAAGAAACGACTTGATTTTCAGGTTCTGTTTAATCCATTTG from Nitrospirota bacterium includes the following:
- a CDS encoding transposase, translating into MAGQHPVTSKKVLSDERICLQGVLTKSKYSKDLRLIRYYDEERQKMLTFLTNNFKLAATTIAQVYKSRWQIELFFKWIKQNLKIKSFLGTSKNAVMTQIWAAKCYYLLLTYIKYQTKYRFSLLQLSRVIREMLFERKALIDILSLKPDRLKISEAVPIQGALFLPDSND